The Streptomyces sp. Je 1-332 genome has a window encoding:
- a CDS encoding class E sortase, which yields MAATTDHDEEQAGKRTGGRTDEQADTQEKQAEAPAPARTRRPRGRGPIATAVSVFGELLITAGLVLGLFVVYSLWWTNVVADREAHKQGDRVRDRWAGGPGDLNTKDGIGFLHVPAMGNGDILVKKGTSSKELNNGIAGYYQDPIKSALPQDKEGNFTLAAHRDGHGAKFHKIDKIKKGDAIVFESRDKWYVYKVYSTLPETSKYNVKVLNPVPKESGAKKPGRYITLTTCTPVYTSNYRYVVWGELERIEKVDNKRTPPAELE from the coding sequence GTGGCAGCCACGACCGACCACGACGAGGAGCAGGCCGGGAAGCGGACCGGGGGGCGGACCGACGAGCAGGCCGATACGCAGGAGAAGCAGGCCGAAGCGCCCGCGCCCGCCCGCACGCGACGGCCACGGGGACGAGGCCCCATCGCCACGGCGGTCAGCGTCTTCGGCGAACTCCTCATCACCGCGGGCCTGGTGCTCGGCCTCTTCGTCGTCTACTCCCTGTGGTGGACCAACGTCGTCGCGGACCGCGAGGCGCACAAACAGGGCGACAGGGTGCGCGACCGCTGGGCGGGCGGCCCGGGGGACCTGAACACCAAGGACGGCATCGGCTTCCTGCACGTGCCCGCGATGGGCAACGGCGACATCCTGGTCAAGAAGGGCACGAGCAGCAAAGAGCTGAACAACGGCATCGCGGGTTACTACCAGGACCCGATCAAGTCGGCCCTTCCCCAGGACAAGGAAGGCAACTTCACGCTGGCCGCGCACCGCGACGGCCACGGCGCGAAGTTCCACAAGATCGACAAGATCAAGAAGGGCGACGCGATCGTCTTCGAGTCCCGGGACAAGTGGTACGTGTACAAGGTGTACTCGACGCTGCCCGAGACCTCGAAGTACAACGTGAAGGTCCTGAACCCGGTCCCGAAGGAATCAGGCGCGAAGAAGCCCGGCCGCTACATCACCCTGACGACGTGCACGCCGGTCTACACGTCCAACTACCGCTACGTGGTGTGGGGCGAGCTGGAGCGCATCGAGAAGGTCGACAACAAGAGGACGCCGCCGGCCGAGCTGGAGTGA